A window of the Cannabis sativa cultivar Pink pepper isolate KNU-18-1 chromosome X, ASM2916894v1, whole genome shotgun sequence genome harbors these coding sequences:
- the LOC115703953 gene encoding poly [ADP-ribose] polymerase 2, with translation MANKLKVEELRTELAKRGLSTTGIKPTLVRKLEAAIRQESKLPLQDGNGDSIGNKRERDSEEEGNSNEPEKITAIEEFRGMSVKQLREQAALRGISSTGSKKELLTRLCDDSEKGSSGVPQAEKEGDNSKKEKIMTATKKGAAVLDQWLPDNIKTQYHVLQVGDDIYDAMLNQTNVGDNNNKFYVIQALESDDGGRFMVYFRWGRVGVKGQEKLQGPYTSQESAIQEFEQKFHAKTKNHWSDRKDFFSYPKSYTWLEMDYSENEKESSVKEQSVSAIQAHPRNTKLEARVAKFISLICNVSMMRQQMMEIGYNADKLPLGKLSKSTILKGYEVLKRIAEVIGQSNRRLLEQLSGEFYTIIPHDFGFKKMRDFVIDTPQKLKNKIEMVEALSEIEVATKLLKDDIGCQEDPLYSQYQSLRCELTPLDCDCDEFNMIAKYMQNTHAKTHSNYTVDIVHLFRVSRDDEVDRFSKFASTKNRMLLWHGSRLTNWTGILSQGLRIAPPEAPVTGYMFGKGVYFADMFSKSANYCYASHSTSSGVLLLCEVALGDMAELRTAKYDADKLPEGKLSTKGVGRTAPDLSKALCLDNGVLVPEGKPKDNPHHEGALLYNEYIVYNVEQIRMRYVVHVNFNFKK, from the exons ATGGCGAACAAGCTCAAAGTAGAAGAACTACGTACTGAACTGGCCAAACGTGGTCTCAGCACCACCGGAATTAAGCCCACCCTG GTTCGAAAACTTGAAGCGGCCATTCGCCAAGAGAGCAAGCTGCCATTACAAGACGGAAATGGTGATTCAATTGGAAATAAGAGGGAGAGGGACTCGGAAGAGGAAGGAAACTCAAATGAACCTGAGAAAATTACGGCCATTGAGGAGTTTAGGGGAATGAGTGTTAAGCAATTACGTGAACAAGCCGCTCTTCGTGGCATTTCCTCAACTGGGTCGAAGAAAGAGTTGCTTACCAGGCTTTGTGATGATTCAGAGAAGGGCTCCAGTGGCGTTCCACAAG CTGAGAAAGAAGGGGAcaacagcaagaaggagaagattATGACTGCTACCAAGAAGGGTGCTGCTGTATTGGATCAATGGCTACCTGATAATATTAAAACACAGTATCATGTGTTGCAAGTA GGAGATGACATTTATGATGCCATGTTGAACCAGACAAATGTTGGAGATAATAATAACAAGTTCTATGTGATCCAGGCTCTTG AATCTGATGATGGTGGTAGATTCATGGTTTATTTTAGATGGGGAAGAGTAGGTGTAAAAGGTCAAGAGAAGTTACAAGGCCCTTACACATCACAAGAAAGTGCCATTCAGGAATTTGAACAAAAGTTTCACGCGAAGACCAAGAATCATTGGTCAGATCGGAAAGATTTCTTTTCTTACCCAAAGAGCTATACTTGGTTAGAAATGGATTACAGTGAAAATGAAAAGGAATCAAGT GTGAAAGAACAGTCTGTCTCTGCTATCCAAGCACACCCCCGGAATACCAAACTTGAGGCACGTGTTGCCAAATTTATATCTCTGATTTGCAATGTCAGCATGATGAGACAGCAAATGATGGAAATAG GATACAATGCTGATAAATTGCCTCTTGGTAAACTAAGCAAATCAACAATTTTGAAG GGCTATGAAGTTCTGAAAAGAATTGCTGAAGTGATTGGACAGTCAAATAGGAGACTGCTGGAGCAGTTAAGCGG AGAATTTTACACCATCATTCCTCATGATTTTGGATTTAAAAAAATGC gtgattttgtaattgacaCCCCTCAGAAGTTGAAAAACAAGATAGAAATG GTTGAAGCACTAAGTGAAATTGAGGTGGCAACAAAATTGTTGAAGGATGACATCGGTTGTCAG GAAGATCCACTGTACTCTCAGTACCAAAGCCTTCGTTGTGAACTGACTCCGCTTGATTGTGATTGTGATGAATTCAATAtg ATTGCAAAGTATATGCAGAACACTCATGCAAAAACACATTCAAATTATACGGTAGATATTGTCCACTTGTTCAGGGTATCAAGAGATGACGAAGTTGACCGTTTCAGTAAG TTTGCAAGTACCAAAAATAGAATGTTATTATGGCATGGTTCCAGGCTCACAAATTGGACTGGAATTTTATCCCAAG GTTTGCGCATTGCTCCACCTGAAGCACCTGTAACTGGTTACATGTTCGGAAAGGGGGTTTACTTTGCTGACATGTtctcaaaaagtgcgaattatTGCTACGCTTCCCACAGTACATCATCTGGTGTGCTGCTTTTGTGTGAG GTTGCACTTGGTGACATGGCCGAGCTTAGAACTGCTAAATATGATGCTGATAAGCTGCCAGAGGGAAAGCTAAG CACAAAAGGCGTTGGGCGAACTGCTCCAGATCTCTCAAAAGCTCTGTGTCTAGACAATGGTGTTTTAGTTCCTGAAGGAAAGCCAAAAGACAATCCACACCATGAG GGTGCTTTATTATATAACGAGTACATAGTTTACAATGTGGAGCAGATTAGAATGCGGTATGTTGTTCATGTGAACTTTAATTTTAAGAAATGA
- the LOC115700043 gene encoding mediator of RNA polymerase II transcription subunit 28, protein MAERQAVDQQNQPDPPLQSTPAPKEDMLTCLMALEAALLPCLPARELQAIDRSPHPSHQIDVERHARDFMEAAKKLQLHLIGLQREDEPSKAETLRKEIAVMEEELNVKTELINKHEKLIQGWRKELKDQLDKHLTELERV, encoded by the exons ATGGCTGAGCGACAAGCAGTCGATCAGCAGAATCAACCAGATCCGCCATTGCAATCCACTCCAGCTCCAAAGGAAGACATGCTTACTTGTCTCATGGCTCTAGAAGCTGCTTTGCTCCCATGCTTACCTGCTAGAGAGCTCCAAGCAATTGACCGTTCACCCCATCCTTCTCACCAGA TTGATGTGGAAAGGCATGCTAGAGACTTTATGGAGGCTGCTAAAAAGCTTCAACTCCATTTAATTGGCCTGCAACGTGAAGATGAACCAAGCAAGGCTGAAACACTGAGGAAG GAGATAGCTGTGATGGAAGAAGAATTGAATGTAAAAACTGAGCTTATCAACAAACATGAGAAGTTGATTCAAGGGTGGAGAAAAGAATTGAAAGACCAACTAGACAAACACTTAACTGAATTGGAGAGAGTATAG
- the LOC115716552 gene encoding U1 small nuclear ribonucleoprotein A has product MAENNIGTDAPPNVTIYINNLNEKIKLDELKKSLKAVFSQFGKILDVLAFKTLKHKGQAWVVFEDVSSATNALRQMQGFPFYDKHMRIQYAKTKSDVIAKADGTFVPREKRKRHEEKGKKRKDQHDPNQAGMGLNPAYPGAYGAAPPMSQIPYPGGVKSMVPEAPAPPNNILFVQNLPQETQPMMLQMLFCQYPGFKEVRMVETKPGIAFVEYGDEMQSTVAMQGLQGFKMTQQNSMLITYAKK; this is encoded by the exons atggcAGAAAACAACATAGGAACTGATGCTCCTCCCAACGTGACCATCTACATCAACAATCTCAACGAGAAAATCAAGCTCGACG AGTTGAAGAAGTCGCTTAAGGCAGTGTTCTCTCAATTCGGCAAGATATTGGACGTTTTAGCTTTCAAGACGCTGAAGCACAAAGGCCAAGCTTGGGTGGTTTTCGAAGACGTGTCTTCCGCCACCAATGCACTTCGCCAAATGCAGGGCTTCCCCTTTTACGACAAGCATATG AGAATACAATACGCCAAAACAAAATCAGATGTAATTGCTAAGGCTGATGGTACTTTTGTTCCACGGGAAAAACGAAAGAGGCATGAAGAAAAGG GGAAGAAGCGAAAAGACCAACATGATCCTAATCAAGCTGGAATGGGTCTGAATCCTGCTTATCCTGGTGCCTATGGTGCAGCACCTCCT ATGTCACAAATACCATATCCTGGTGGAGTAAAATCTATGGTACCGGAAGCTCCTGCTCCGCCAAACAACATACTGTTTGTTCAGAATCTTCCCCAGGAAACACAACCCATGATGCTTCAGATGCTCTTCTGTCAATACCCGGGTTTTAAGGAAGTTAGAATGGTGGAGACGAAGCCTGGTATAGCCTTTGTGGAGTATGGAGATGAGATGCAATCAACAGTTGCCATGCAGGGACTCCAAGGTTTCAAGATGACACAGCAGAACTCAATGTTAATTACTTACGCTAAGAAATAG